The Halomonas sp. KG2 genome contains a region encoding:
- a CDS encoding recombinase family protein encodes MIIGYARVSTQDQHPELQLDALTNAGCEQIFQEKMTGTLRERPELSLCLRTLRKGDTLVVWRLDRLARSLKDLVEIIEELHEREIGFRSLTESIDTTNASGKLIFHIFGALAEFEHSLITERTKAGLTAARARGRKGGRPPAMSASDIKKAAAMLVDPIITKADVAKHFKVSRTTLNASLKRQGYSL; translated from the coding sequence ATGATCATAGGTTACGCACGGGTCAGCACCCAGGATCAGCATCCTGAGCTTCAGCTTGATGCGCTGACGAATGCTGGGTGCGAGCAGATCTTCCAAGAAAAAATGACCGGGACGCTCAGGGAGCGACCTGAATTGTCGCTATGCCTGCGTACACTCAGGAAGGGCGACACTCTGGTGGTCTGGCGGCTGGATCGACTTGCCCGCTCACTAAAGGATCTCGTCGAAATTATCGAAGAGCTTCATGAGCGTGAGATTGGCTTTCGGTCGCTGACGGAATCCATCGACACCACCAATGCCAGCGGGAAGCTGATCTTCCATATTTTTGGCGCGCTGGCCGAGTTCGAGCACAGCTTGATTACCGAACGCACAAAGGCAGGGCTTACCGCAGCGCGCGCGCGCGGTCGTAAAGGTGGCCGTCCACCGGCCATGTCGGCGTCGGATATCAAGAAAGCTGCGGCCATGCTGGTCGACCCTATAATCACGAAAGCCGATGTGGCCAAGCATTTTAAAGTGAGCCGAACGACCCTGAATGCCTCTCTCAAGCGCCAAGGATATTCGCTTTAA
- a CDS encoding ATP-dependent helicase, translating to MFVWEEGELNSEQTAAIKESSSVFLIACPGSGKTRALTYKIAYELSRQTDKRIVVAITYTHRAADEIQERIEDMGVDTSDLWIGTIHSFCLEWVIKPYGIYQPELARGYRILDKHDRELMLNRLCASYSGVTHWDCDYYFSEAGYHLGCADARKHEALHKILGEYFHELSEKRQIDFELILWFAHTLMRDQKHIAPLLSNVFSHIFVDEYQDTKQIQYSLLTAILRAGAGRTKTFIVGDPNQEIFGSLGGYAISVADFRAQAGIPIKEMALSRNYRSSERIISHFSNFNVHATSIQGVGTNATFPSVISYNQHIAHTDLHDELVRLIQVSLSAGHAPAEICVVAPWWVLLASTTRKLVAMLPDQQFDGPGLVPFSNDLDNFWFKLSKILLTQSSPHMLVRRMRWARDVINDLNDFGFNTSSLTQRLLLRECNALSIGETDGLDYLDQAFTQLFERLDIVLDSFPPLVEHREAFFRSSNVRIERLKKDGASYITDISFFRKVFRERTGVTVSTIHGVKGAEFDVVIAFGLLEGMVPHFNEATGQVAAKKLLYVIGSRARKHLHLISEVGRPRGRYAHYVATEVLDSCAFSYNEC from the coding sequence ATGTTTGTTTGGGAAGAGGGCGAGCTTAACTCGGAACAAACAGCCGCAATAAAAGAGTCATCGAGCGTCTTCCTAATTGCGTGTCCCGGAAGTGGAAAGACGCGCGCACTCACGTACAAAATCGCTTATGAACTTTCCCGCCAAACGGACAAGCGGATCGTCGTTGCGATCACTTATACGCATCGCGCTGCCGACGAGATACAAGAGCGTATTGAAGACATGGGAGTTGATACGTCTGACCTGTGGATCGGAACTATCCATTCCTTTTGTCTCGAGTGGGTTATCAAACCCTACGGTATCTACCAGCCTGAGCTTGCGCGTGGGTACCGCATACTTGATAAGCATGATCGCGAACTCATGCTTAACCGGCTATGCGCCTCTTATTCGGGGGTGACCCATTGGGATTGCGATTACTACTTCAGTGAAGCTGGATACCACCTTGGATGTGCCGATGCTAGGAAGCATGAGGCGCTACACAAAATCCTAGGTGAGTATTTCCACGAGCTTTCAGAGAAGCGGCAGATAGATTTTGAACTCATTCTTTGGTTTGCGCATACGCTCATGCGTGATCAGAAACATATCGCGCCGCTGCTCTCAAATGTATTTTCCCATATCTTCGTGGATGAGTACCAAGACACGAAGCAGATTCAATACAGCCTTTTAACCGCTATTCTACGCGCAGGTGCTGGGCGAACGAAGACTTTCATTGTCGGCGATCCGAACCAGGAAATCTTTGGTTCACTCGGAGGTTATGCGATTTCAGTGGCCGACTTCCGAGCACAGGCGGGAATCCCGATCAAAGAAATGGCTCTCAGTCGAAATTATCGCTCGAGCGAAAGAATCATCAGCCACTTTTCAAACTTCAACGTGCATGCGACTAGCATTCAAGGTGTGGGGACAAACGCAACGTTTCCAAGTGTAATTTCTTACAATCAGCACATAGCTCATACTGATCTACATGATGAGTTGGTTAGGCTGATCCAAGTGAGCCTCTCCGCAGGGCACGCACCCGCGGAGATATGCGTAGTCGCTCCGTGGTGGGTATTGCTGGCGTCAACTACGCGCAAATTAGTGGCAATGTTGCCAGATCAACAGTTCGACGGCCCGGGCCTAGTCCCTTTTAGTAATGACCTGGACAATTTCTGGTTCAAACTATCGAAAATCCTGCTGACACAGTCTTCGCCACACATGCTTGTTCGACGCATGCGTTGGGCTAGAGATGTAATCAACGACCTCAATGATTTTGGCTTCAACACGTCAAGTCTGACACAGCGATTGCTATTGAGAGAGTGCAATGCACTCTCGATTGGCGAGACGGATGGACTTGACTACCTTGATCAAGCCTTTACCCAGCTGTTTGAGCGGCTCGACATAGTTTTAGATAGCTTTCCCCCGCTCGTGGAACATCGTGAGGCATTCTTTCGCAGTTCAAATGTAAGAATTGAAAGGCTTAAGAAGGATGGGGCTAGTTATATCACTGATATATCTTTCTTCCGGAAAGTATTCCGTGAACGAACTGGTGTCACTGTTTCGACCATACACGGGGTCAAGGGTGCTGAGTTCGACGTTGTCATCGCTTTTGGTCTTCTTGAGGGTATGGTCCCTCATTTTAATGAAGCTACTGGCCAAGTTGCTGCCAAGAAGCTACTTTATGTAATAGGCTCCCGCGCACGCAAGCATCTTCACCTTATATCAGAGGTAGGTCGCCCCCGAGGGCGCTACGCGCATTATGTAGCAACTGAGGTTCTAGACTCATGCGCATTCAGTTATAACGAATGTTGA
- a CDS encoding site-specific integrase, with the protein MTKSQTQAEDPNTNTELQRTKRLEQPPLDYIWNLDVLCHVGYRNIDMTVALSAFNPTLKTSFKHAALHVANKGDYSPAGIIGIFGSINTSLKRYPASSFDISWVAKALEFSSFINSLGAIKKFFVFWKARTPQAISDEALQLLAKAKRPHNPKRNVLSDDPEKSWLSNDEYEALVVSVWHHYEDGTFSTSRTFMLLLALQYARRPVQLSQLKIKDFRVAAPDDISGLSGPMVSFPGVKDLEAKNGFRDSKSEHHPLPEHLWNLFEIQRNEVQDLFKLKLGIHLSDSETEKLPIFTTSLRIKQAVTKLTGHYRIDWRAQLDHQLFHLKPACVSRTLAWRPNGRRDIDPPLSHRTGKPIVVSAVRFRHTRARQLARKGVPLHVLSYWLGHTSENTLQAYYNDPAEDARKLDEAMAPALLPLAMAFAGNLIDNQEHASRYNDPTSRLEFAKDGELKNVGNCGKQSFCTTTSVPIPCYRCRHFEPLITAPHQEVLEALRNRQEDEDQALRIGGAKNLLVPIDLSADILAVQTCINRCNARKIELGIA; encoded by the coding sequence ATGACTAAGAGTCAAACTCAAGCAGAAGATCCCAATACCAACACCGAGCTTCAGCGAACTAAGCGCCTTGAGCAACCACCTTTGGATTATATATGGAATCTGGATGTACTTTGCCATGTCGGGTACAGGAATATAGATATGACGGTGGCACTATCAGCATTTAATCCTACCCTAAAAACATCATTCAAGCATGCTGCGCTGCATGTTGCCAACAAGGGCGATTATTCACCAGCCGGGATCATTGGCATATTTGGCTCAATTAACACATCTCTGAAACGTTACCCTGCCAGCTCCTTCGACATATCATGGGTTGCTAAAGCCTTAGAATTCTCGTCATTCATAAACAGTCTCGGAGCTATTAAGAAATTCTTTGTCTTTTGGAAAGCTCGCACCCCCCAGGCGATCAGCGATGAAGCACTGCAACTGCTTGCAAAAGCAAAGCGTCCTCATAACCCAAAACGCAATGTATTGTCAGACGACCCTGAGAAAAGTTGGCTGAGTAATGATGAGTACGAGGCCCTGGTCGTCAGTGTTTGGCACCACTACGAAGACGGTACTTTTTCCACAAGCCGCACCTTCATGTTACTGCTAGCATTGCAGTATGCACGTCGTCCCGTGCAGTTGTCTCAGCTAAAGATCAAGGACTTTCGGGTCGCAGCCCCTGATGATATTTCGGGGCTAAGCGGACCAATGGTGAGCTTTCCCGGTGTCAAGGATTTGGAAGCAAAAAATGGATTCCGCGATAGTAAGTCCGAGCATCATCCTCTGCCAGAACATCTCTGGAATCTATTCGAAATTCAGCGCAACGAGGTTCAAGACCTCTTCAAGCTTAAGCTTGGAATTCACCTATCCGATTCCGAAACTGAGAAGCTGCCAATCTTTACAACGTCACTTCGTATAAAGCAAGCCGTCACCAAACTGACAGGCCACTATCGGATCGACTGGCGCGCTCAGCTCGACCACCAATTATTCCATCTGAAGCCAGCGTGCGTTTCACGCACCCTGGCCTGGCGGCCGAATGGGAGGCGAGATATCGACCCACCGCTTAGTCATCGCACAGGCAAGCCAATCGTAGTGAGTGCAGTTCGCTTCCGACACACCCGCGCTCGCCAACTGGCTCGCAAGGGTGTACCTCTGCACGTACTCTCCTATTGGTTGGGACACACCAGTGAGAACACACTACAGGCTTACTACAATGACCCTGCCGAAGATGCACGTAAACTTGATGAGGCGATGGCGCCTGCACTTCTACCTCTGGCTATGGCCTTCGCTGGCAATCTGATAGACAATCAGGAACATGCTAGCCGCTACAATGATCCGACAAGCCGGCTCGAATTTGCCAAGGACGGCGAACTGAAAAATGTCGGCAACTGCGGCAAACAGAGCTTTTGCACCACCACATCTGTACCTATCCCGTGCTACCGCTGCCGCCATTTTGAGCCATTGATAACAGCTCCACACCAGGAGGTGCTTGAGGCGCTGAGAAACAGGCAAGAAGATGAGGACCAGGCACTACGCATCGGCGGGGCCAAAAATCTGCTTGTGCCCATCGATCTATCCGCCGATATCCTCGCTGTACAGACCTGCATCAACCGCTGCAATGCCCGCAAGATAGAACTGGGGATAGCTTAA
- a CDS encoding ATP-binding protein, whose protein sequence is METEDSRFRNLMSSIHVGKVNILTGNNGTGKSRFFSLATTTAINNIDLGEKSFRQIICLSGTHNDKYPRDVWRSTRNEEAICYLGYKVANNMISDIAPFRVIVNEILNAQSLHLTQPTALRFCLERLGISSEIKLHLRYGKNKKSNISDFIPNEITIDLFSNESNFEVLKIKESLDEKSLSLQTISIKRKGEIFSLSDLSSGERAYMIALFGALYCVKARSLVFFDEPENSLHPEWQKTILKDMRKTLALRDLITTVLVATHSPLIAGSVKNEDAVTCNFPSGQKWQPSELYGKTSDTMLKDQFKIFSSRSILVVQLTQKCLNHIAKGDLISNELHSSIEQLLSLKLEPEPGDPLHDILHTLLHVKNHHDLPRPIA, encoded by the coding sequence ATGGAAACTGAAGATTCACGTTTTCGAAACCTGATGTCCAGCATTCATGTTGGAAAAGTAAATATCCTGACCGGCAACAATGGAACAGGAAAATCTCGTTTCTTCAGCTTGGCCACTACTACTGCCATTAATAATATCGACCTAGGTGAAAAATCTTTTCGACAAATTATTTGTCTATCTGGAACACATAATGACAAATACCCGCGTGATGTTTGGAGGTCAACAAGAAACGAAGAAGCTATCTGTTACCTAGGCTATAAAGTAGCCAATAACATGATATCAGACATTGCACCGTTCCGGGTTATCGTCAACGAAATTTTAAATGCGCAATCGTTACATTTAACTCAGCCTACTGCACTTAGATTTTGTCTTGAGCGACTCGGAATATCTTCAGAAATAAAGCTTCACTTAAGATATGGGAAAAATAAAAAATCTAACATTTCTGACTTTATTCCTAATGAAATAACGATAGACTTATTTTCTAATGAATCCAACTTTGAAGTTCTTAAAATAAAGGAATCTCTTGATGAAAAAAGCCTTTCACTTCAGACAATTTCCATCAAGAGAAAAGGAGAAATATTTTCTTTATCTGACCTAAGCTCAGGTGAACGGGCGTATATGATAGCCCTCTTTGGGGCACTTTACTGCGTTAAAGCCAGATCATTAGTTTTTTTTGATGAACCAGAAAATTCGCTCCATCCCGAGTGGCAAAAAACTATCCTTAAAGATATGCGTAAGACTCTAGCTCTACGAGACTTAATAACAACAGTATTAGTTGCCACTCATTCACCTTTGATCGCAGGCAGCGTAAAAAACGAGGACGCTGTTACTTGTAACTTCCCCTCAGGACAGAAATGGCAGCCTTCAGAATTGTATGGTAAGACAAGTGACACTATGCTGAAGGACCAATTCAAAATATTTTCGTCTAGATCGATACTAGTTGTTCAATTAACCCAAAAGTGCTTAAATCATATTGCAAAGGGCGACTTAATCTCCAATGAGCTTCATAGCTCAATAGAACAATTACTTTCTCTAAAACTCGAGCCAGAACCAGGCGATCCCTTGCACGATATTTTACATACACTACTTCACGTGAAGAACCATCATGACTTGCCCAGACCCATTGCCTAG
- a CDS encoding MbcA/ParS/Xre antitoxin family protein, with product MQPKQKSLEVMPNQACTAGKNQQTVELDQKLERLSRVAYISMLALDVWEDKDTAIAWLARPNQALNGQIPIALCEAESGSKQVQRVLLALEWGGPA from the coding sequence ATGCAGCCTAAACAGAAAAGTCTTGAAGTCATGCCTAATCAAGCATGCACAGCAGGTAAAAACCAGCAAACAGTCGAGCTAGATCAAAAGCTAGAGCGACTAAGCAGAGTCGCATATATCAGCATGTTAGCTTTAGATGTGTGGGAAGACAAAGACACTGCTATTGCCTGGCTTGCTCGACCAAACCAAGCGTTGAACGGTCAAATTCCTATAGCGCTTTGCGAAGCTGAGTCTGGTTCGAAACAGGTTCAGCGAGTGTTACTTGCTTTGGAGTGGGGCGGCCCTGCATAA
- a CDS encoding DEAD/DEAH box helicase family protein codes for MTALQGILAQFREMTLSERDKGTSFENLMVQYFKTEPFYKEQYADVLSYFDWVNRYGADLGISTKKDTGIDLVAITSNGEFHAIQCKNYSPDHTISKSDIDSFFTASGKTYFSHRIIVATTDKWTDNAQDSLESQHPPVSRIDLHNLENSVIDWSQYHENTKPVLKAQKQLREHQITALNSTIKGLNAADRGKLIMACGTGKTFTSLKIAEALAGKGKRVLFLVPSLSLLGQSLTEWTQESAVPLKSFAVCSDSDVGKRQGKNDDRVIAGISDLQYPATTNAASLQKHIGLHHSDEAMTVVFSTYHSIGVLNEAQTTGTKPILAFDLIICDEAHRTTGATFEGEEESAFVRIHDNRYIEGTKRLYMTATPRIYGDDAKQTEKVTLCSMDDKSLYGEELYVISFSEAVSRKLLVDYKVIVLAVEEAHVNRRLQSLLKDADNSLKVDDAAKIVGCWKALSKQGLVETMGQEPNPMKRAVAFCQVIDKEYKGKNHKVSSKLISEMFGAVVAQYQEAEIESLREKDPDALLDKALTMACEAEHVDGGMNASEKEAKLEWLKATTEDNTCRILSNVRCLSEGVDVPALDAVLFLTPRSSQVDVVQSVGRVMRLAPGKELGYVILPVVIPAGVEPEEALNSNETYKVVWQVLNALRSHDDRFDAMINKLEFNGSMHSKMEVVAVADKVAPKATRKSKKERTAGKARDGRSIGSRDPKPSPEQAEMVYEIGDIERALYAKIVKKCGNRHHWEDWANDIAKIANTHIDRIQAILEDDSNTEEIEAFNAFAHELRDDLNNSIPDAEIIEMLAQHLITKPVFDALFEEYSFAKHNPMSQAMQQVLDKLQEHSLDKERSTLESFYASVKMRAEGINSAEGKQRIIVELYDKFFANAFPRMTDRLGIVYTPIEVVDFILHSVENILKTEFNSSMADENVHILDPFTGTGTFITRLLQSGIIPADRLPHKYKHEIHANELVLLAYYIAAINIEATYHGILTGNVSGDKDDLIFEPEYEPFTGICLTDTFQMGEKADMVDELLEENSARRKRQQALDIRVIVGNPPYSAGQTSENDNNKNINYPLLDERIRTTYVKRSGAVLSKGLYDSYIRAIRWSSDRIKDRGVIGFVTNGGFIEANTADGLRRCLSEEFSNLYVFHLRGNQRTSGERSRKEGGKIFGSGSRAPIAISILVKNPQAKEHGKIYFHDIGNYLTREQKLEIVSEFGSIGGITQQAGWQTVEPDEFGDWLNQRDPFFDTYMVLGEKKEDDMKVFENFSQGVLTARDFWVYNASRVKLEGNMSRMIDFYNDEVERFNAAHPGLDKKSREVALNDFIDTNPECISWTRSLKQELAKNRTFNYQHECTITSLYRPFSKRWMYFNRTLNEMVYQMPRIFPEAGTENLVIHVSGVGARSFSAFVTNCVPCFDNIEKGQAFPLYLYESKQNQRDDLLSQGNEIGYEQRDAITDDALEHFQSAYPNATIIKEDIFYYIYGLLHNEDFRERYADNLSKQLPRIPRLKQYEDFAAFAQAGRDLAVLHLDYETLDLNTQATLSGSLGLRVTEQGVKGGQDVDFTVTKMKFAKRGDKSKVIYNGKITIENIPEDAYDYVVNGKPALEWVMERQAVTTDKKSGIVNDANDWAIETMGNARYPLELFLRVITVSLRTQAIVRNLPKLDIL; via the coding sequence ATGACTGCTCTTCAAGGAATTTTGGCTCAGTTCAGGGAAATGACCCTGAGCGAGCGCGATAAGGGAACCAGCTTCGAGAACCTGATGGTTCAATACTTCAAAACGGAGCCCTTCTACAAAGAGCAGTATGCGGATGTGCTGTCCTACTTTGACTGGGTTAATCGATACGGTGCTGATCTTGGGATCAGCACGAAGAAAGACACCGGTATTGATTTAGTGGCGATCACCTCTAATGGTGAGTTTCATGCCATCCAGTGTAAAAACTATTCGCCGGACCATACGATTAGCAAAAGTGATATAGACAGCTTCTTTACGGCGTCCGGAAAAACGTATTTCAGTCACCGAATCATTGTTGCTACGACGGATAAGTGGACGGATAACGCTCAGGACTCTCTGGAGAGCCAGCATCCACCCGTTTCTCGGATCGATCTGCACAATCTGGAAAACAGTGTCATCGACTGGTCGCAGTACCATGAAAATACCAAACCTGTTCTGAAAGCGCAGAAGCAGCTACGTGAACACCAGATTACCGCCCTTAATAGCACGATCAAGGGGTTGAATGCCGCCGATCGTGGCAAGCTGATTATGGCCTGTGGTACGGGCAAAACGTTCACTTCGTTAAAGATCGCTGAAGCACTCGCTGGTAAGGGTAAACGGGTACTGTTCCTTGTCCCCAGCCTTTCTCTGTTGGGCCAGTCACTGACCGAATGGACACAGGAGTCCGCGGTTCCCTTGAAAAGCTTTGCGGTCTGTTCAGACAGTGATGTTGGAAAGCGCCAAGGTAAGAATGATGATCGCGTGATTGCTGGTATCAGTGATCTGCAATATCCAGCTACCACCAACGCGGCATCTCTGCAAAAGCACATTGGTCTTCATCACAGCGATGAGGCGATGACGGTGGTGTTCTCTACCTATCACTCCATTGGGGTGTTAAATGAAGCTCAGACGACGGGTACGAAGCCGATACTCGCCTTTGATCTGATCATCTGCGATGAGGCACACCGTACAACAGGTGCCACCTTTGAGGGTGAAGAGGAATCTGCATTCGTCCGTATCCATGACAACCGTTATATCGAGGGCACCAAGCGCCTCTATATGACGGCTACACCAAGAATTTACGGTGATGATGCCAAGCAAACGGAGAAAGTCACCCTTTGCTCGATGGATGACAAGTCGCTGTATGGTGAAGAATTGTATGTCATCTCCTTCTCGGAAGCGGTCTCAAGAAAGCTGCTAGTGGACTACAAAGTGATCGTGTTGGCGGTGGAAGAAGCGCACGTTAACCGACGTTTACAAAGCCTGCTGAAAGACGCCGACAACTCGCTGAAAGTGGATGACGCGGCCAAGATCGTGGGGTGCTGGAAGGCATTGTCCAAGCAGGGACTGGTGGAGACGATGGGACAGGAACCCAACCCGATGAAGCGGGCGGTGGCGTTCTGCCAAGTCATTGATAAAGAGTATAAAGGTAAGAACCACAAAGTTAGCTCTAAGCTGATCTCGGAGATGTTTGGCGCCGTAGTGGCTCAGTACCAGGAAGCAGAAATCGAGTCACTGCGAGAAAAAGACCCTGATGCTTTGCTAGATAAGGCATTGACCATGGCCTGTGAAGCAGAGCACGTTGATGGCGGTATGAATGCCAGTGAGAAGGAAGCCAAACTGGAGTGGCTGAAAGCCACCACCGAGGACAACACCTGCCGTATTTTGTCTAACGTGCGCTGCTTGTCTGAAGGCGTTGATGTGCCAGCACTCGATGCGGTGTTGTTCCTGACCCCGCGCTCTTCTCAGGTGGATGTCGTGCAGTCTGTGGGGCGTGTTATGCGTCTAGCCCCAGGGAAAGAGTTAGGGTATGTCATCCTGCCGGTGGTCATCCCTGCCGGTGTTGAGCCGGAAGAAGCGCTGAACAGCAACGAGACCTATAAGGTGGTATGGCAGGTGCTAAACGCACTGCGGTCTCACGATGACCGTTTTGATGCCATGATCAATAAGCTGGAATTTAACGGCAGTATGCACTCCAAGATGGAAGTGGTGGCCGTTGCGGATAAGGTGGCACCCAAAGCGACTCGAAAATCCAAAAAAGAGCGCACGGCCGGTAAAGCCCGTGATGGTCGCTCGATTGGTTCTAGAGATCCTAAGCCGTCACCTGAACAGGCCGAGATGGTCTATGAGATCGGTGATATAGAGCGTGCTTTATACGCCAAGATCGTCAAAAAGTGCGGCAACCGGCACCATTGGGAAGACTGGGCCAATGACATCGCAAAGATAGCCAACACCCATATCGACCGCATCCAGGCGATTCTGGAAGATGACAGCAATACTGAAGAAATAGAGGCGTTCAACGCATTCGCCCATGAGCTGCGTGACGATCTGAACAACAGCATCCCTGATGCTGAAATTATTGAAATGCTCGCTCAGCATCTGATTACCAAGCCGGTGTTTGACGCTCTGTTTGAAGAATATAGCTTCGCCAAACACAACCCTATGTCTCAGGCGATGCAGCAGGTGCTAGATAAACTGCAAGAGCACAGCCTAGATAAAGAGCGCAGCACACTGGAGTCGTTCTACGCGTCGGTGAAAATGCGAGCTGAAGGCATTAACAGTGCTGAAGGTAAACAGCGAATCATCGTGGAGCTGTACGACAAGTTCTTTGCCAATGCCTTCCCGCGCATGACGGATCGACTGGGGATCGTCTACACCCCGATTGAGGTGGTGGATTTCATTCTTCATTCGGTTGAAAACATTCTGAAAACCGAGTTCAACAGCAGCATGGCGGATGAGAACGTCCATATCTTGGATCCGTTCACTGGTACCGGCACCTTTATTACGCGGCTGTTGCAAAGCGGCATCATTCCGGCGGACCGACTACCCCATAAATACAAGCACGAGATCCACGCCAATGAGTTGGTTCTGCTGGCTTACTACATTGCAGCGATCAATATTGAAGCTACTTACCACGGTATCCTGACGGGCAATGTCAGTGGCGATAAGGATGACCTGATTTTTGAGCCAGAGTATGAGCCGTTCACTGGCATCTGCCTGACCGACACTTTCCAAATGGGCGAGAAGGCCGATATGGTCGATGAGCTGCTGGAAGAAAACAGCGCTCGCCGCAAACGGCAGCAAGCCTTGGATATCCGTGTAATTGTAGGCAACCCGCCGTATTCAGCAGGCCAAACTAGTGAAAACGATAATAATAAAAACATCAATTACCCTTTGCTGGACGAGCGCATTCGCACCACCTACGTAAAACGGTCCGGTGCTGTACTTTCAAAAGGATTGTACGATAGCTACATCCGTGCAATTAGGTGGTCTTCAGATCGAATTAAGGACCGAGGAGTCATCGGCTTTGTTACCAACGGCGGCTTCATCGAGGCGAATACGGCAGATGGTTTGCGCCGTTGTCTGTCAGAAGAGTTTAGCAACCTGTACGTGTTTCATTTGCGGGGTAATCAGCGCACGTCGGGCGAGCGTTCACGCAAGGAAGGCGGGAAAATCTTTGGTTCAGGTAGCCGCGCTCCGATTGCGATCTCTATCCTGGTTAAGAACCCGCAGGCCAAAGAGCACGGCAAGATTTATTTCCATGATATTGGTAATTACCTGACCCGTGAGCAGAAGCTGGAGATCGTCTCTGAGTTCGGCAGCATTGGAGGCATCACTCAACAAGCAGGTTGGCAGACGGTAGAGCCCGATGAGTTTGGTGACTGGTTGAATCAGCGTGATCCCTTCTTTGATACCTACATGGTATTGGGGGAGAAAAAAGAAGACGATATGAAGGTCTTTGAAAATTTCTCTCAGGGAGTTTTAACTGCACGAGATTTTTGGGTCTACAATGCCAGCCGGGTCAAGCTAGAAGGCAACATGAGTCGCATGATTGACTTCTACAACGATGAAGTGGAGCGGTTCAACGCTGCTCATCCCGGTTTAGATAAAAAGAGTCGTGAAGTCGCTTTGAATGACTTTATCGATACTAATCCCGAGTGTATTAGCTGGACTCGATCTTTGAAACAGGAGCTTGCTAAGAATCGCACGTTTAACTACCAGCATGAATGTACAATAACCTCGTTGTACCGTCCATTCTCTAAACGCTGGATGTATTTCAATCGTACCTTGAATGAAATGGTTTACCAGATGCCGAGAATCTTTCCCGAGGCTGGGACTGAGAATTTGGTGATTCATGTCTCTGGTGTTGGTGCTCGCTCATTTTCTGCATTTGTTACAAATTGCGTGCCATGCTTTGATAATATTGAGAAAGGGCAGGCCTTTCCATTATATTTGTATGAGTCAAAGCAAAATCAGCGGGATGATTTGCTGTCGCAGGGCAATGAAATCGGCTATGAACAAAGAGATGCCATCACAGATGATGCACTTGAGCACTTCCAGTCCGCTTACCCTAATGCCACCATCATCAAGGAAGATATTTTCTATTATATCTATGGCCTGCTGCACAACGAAGACTTCCGGGAACGCTACGCCGACAACTTGAGTAAGCAGTTACCACGCATTCCACGCCTGAAACAGTATGAAGATTTTGCAGCCTTCGCTCAGGCCGGTCGTGATCTGGCTGTGCTGCATTTAGATTACGAAACCCTTGACTTGAACACCCAAGCTACGCTTTCAGGCTCACTGGGGTTACGTGTGACGGAGCAAGGGGTCAAAGGTGGCCAGGATGTCGACTTCACCGTGACCAAGATGAAGTTTGCTAAAAGAGGTGACAAATCCAAGGTTATCTACAACGGCAAAATCACCATCGAGAACATTCCTGAAGACGCTTATGACTATGTGGTTAACGGTAAGCCGGCTTTGGAATGGGTGATGGAGCGTCAGGCAGTCACTACTGATAAGAAGTCCGGCATCGTCAATGATGCCAACGACTGGGCTATCGAAACTATGGGCAATGCTCGCTACCCACTTGAGCTGTTCCTGCGGGTAATTACGGTCAGCCTCAGGACTCAGGCGATCGTCAGGAACCTGCCGAAGTTGGATATCTTGTAA